A single genomic interval of Oryza sativa Japonica Group chromosome 7, ASM3414082v1 harbors:
- the LOC4343365 gene encoding autophagy-related protein 8A, producing the protein MARTSFKLEHPLERRQAESARIREKYSDRIPVIVEKADKTDVPEIDKKKYLVPADLTVGQFVYVVRKRIKLSPEKAIFVFVKNTLPPTASLMSAIYEENKDEDGFLYMTYSGENTFGSA; encoded by the exons ATGGCCAGGACTTCCTTCAAGCTCGAGCACCCACTGG AAAGGAGGCAAGCAGAATCTGCCAGGATCCGTGAGAAGTACTCAGACAGAATTCCG GTGATCGTTGAGAAGGCTGACAAGACCGATGTTCCAGAAATTGACAAAAAGAA GTACCTTGTCCCTGCTGATCTTACTGTTGGCCAGTTTGTCTATGTGGTTCGGAAGAGGATTAAGCTTAGCCCAGAAAAGGCCATCTTTGTCTTTGTGAAGAACACATTGCCGCCAACTG CTTCTTTGATGTCTGCAATCTACGAAGAGAACAAGGATGAGGACGGCTTCCTCTACATGACTTACAGTGGCGAGAACACATTCGGCTCTGCGTAA
- the LOC107275348 gene encoding protein S40-5, giving the protein MAGVVRRVEEEEEFDEGEVWEVLHHDQSNEAAAAALAGRTTKGARNNRQHEEGGGGAAAARRSKGRSSAPVAIPAAAAGSSSSSSLSSRRGGGGGEEDEEEEEEMMMMLPPHEWLARKMERMNAAAPAPEIGGGRSKGREMRKVRDAVLPKTAFSSEQ; this is encoded by the coding sequence ATGGCGGGAGTGGTACGTCgagtggaggaagaagaggagttcGACGAGGGAGAAGTGTGGGAAGTGCTGCATCACGATCAGAGcaacgaagcggcggcggcggcgctcgccggcaGGACGACGAAGGGCGCCAGGAATAACAGGCAGcacgaggaaggcggcggcggggcggcagcTGCGAGGAGGAGCAAGGggaggtcgtcggcgccggTTGCCATCCCGGCGGCTGCTGccggctcctcgtcgtcgtcgtcgttgtcgtcaaggcgcggcggtggcggtggcgaggaagacgaggaggaggaggaggagatgatgatgatgctgccGCCGCACGAGTGGCTGGCGAGGAAGATGGAGCGGAtgaacgcggcggcgccggcgccggagatcggcggggggaggagcaaggggagggagatgagGAAGGTCAGGGACGCCGTCCTCCCCAAGACCGCCTTCTCATCGGAGcagtag